Proteins found in one Paenibacillus dendritiformis genomic segment:
- a CDS encoding FecCD family ABC transporter permease has product MRLKSYATAIILWGSPLLAVLLILLSVQYGAKDIDTGTIYEAVFHFDPGNVNHQIIMHSRFPRVIGALLIGAFLAISGALMQGMTRNDLASPSIMGVLDGSVFAVTVCMIWLPGSSSLELIVFSFIGSALSIILVFGMASLLPGGLSPVRLAILGTIIGTFLSSISAALASYFQISQNISFWYNARLHQMDPELIKMAIPFAVIGIALAVGLSRSISVLSLGEEVAVGLGQKTTWIKFGATFSVVLLTGISAAIAGKIGFVGLIIPHIVRMLVGVDYKWIIPCSGVLGALFLALCDLLSRYVNYPFEMPIGVITSLLGVPFFLYLVRTRGGAKNE; this is encoded by the coding sequence ATGCGGCTAAAATCATATGCAACAGCGATCATCCTGTGGGGCTCGCCTCTGCTTGCCGTGCTGCTCATCCTATTATCGGTTCAGTACGGGGCCAAAGACATTGATACCGGCACGATTTATGAAGCGGTGTTTCACTTTGATCCGGGAAATGTGAATCATCAAATCATTATGCACTCCCGGTTCCCGCGGGTGATTGGGGCTTTGCTCATCGGCGCGTTCCTGGCCATATCAGGCGCGCTGATGCAGGGGATGACAAGAAATGATCTTGCATCCCCTTCCATTATGGGGGTGCTGGACGGCTCCGTGTTTGCCGTAACGGTATGCATGATCTGGCTGCCGGGCTCCTCGTCGCTGGAATTAATCGTGTTTTCTTTTATCGGCTCGGCACTCAGCATCATTCTCGTATTCGGCATGGCGTCGCTGCTGCCCGGGGGGCTGTCTCCGGTGAGACTGGCTATTTTGGGCACGATTATCGGCACGTTTCTGAGCAGTATTTCGGCAGCGCTGGCATCCTATTTTCAAATCTCGCAAAATATCAGCTTCTGGTACAACGCCCGGCTTCATCAGATGGATCCGGAGCTGATCAAGATGGCGATCCCGTTCGCGGTTATCGGAATCGCGTTGGCGGTCGGACTGTCCCGATCGATATCGGTCCTGTCTCTTGGCGAAGAGGTGGCGGTCGGACTTGGCCAAAAAACAACATGGATCAAATTCGGCGCCACGTTCAGCGTCGTCCTGCTGACCGGGATATCGGCGGCGATCGCCGGCAAAATCGGGTTCGTCGGTCTTATTATTCCGCATATCGTCCGGATGCTTGTCGGGGTCGATTATAAATGGATCATCCCGTGCTCGGGGGTGCTCGGAGCCTTGTTCCTTGCGCTCTGCGACCTGCTCAGCCGCTACGTGAATTATCCGTTCGAGATGCCGATTGGCGTCATCACCTCGCTGCTTGGCGTTCCGTTCTTCCTCTATCTTGTGCGGACGAGAGGAGGCGCGAAGAATGAATAA
- a CDS encoding ABC transporter substrate-binding protein produces MNKKVGVLLLSLAMMFSIAACGTKDEPAASAPQQQETQTESAPAANTDNTASETKTITYLGKEYTVPVQPAKLVITGSVESLEDALVLDVHPAGAMTTGGEFAPMFAKITDQAEGIGEKSQPNLEAILKLKPDVILASTKFPAEAIEKLSKIAVTIPVSHIATDWQDNLNLLAELSGKQEQAKQALQNYNDEVQALKGQIGPVLQDKNVLILRLRAGNLFIYPEDVFFNPSVYADLGASVPEEVKKAEAQQMVTIEQLSQMNPDYLFVQFAEAENKDNPKALEDLQKNPIWGSINAVKNDNLFVNLVDPTAQGGTAYSKISFLEALKNSKLVQAK; encoded by the coding sequence ATGAATAAAAAAGTAGGGGTTCTACTATTATCTTTAGCTATGATGTTCAGTATCGCGGCATGCGGAACGAAGGATGAGCCCGCCGCATCGGCTCCGCAGCAGCAGGAGACACAGACGGAGAGCGCTCCGGCTGCGAATACAGACAATACGGCCAGCGAGACAAAAACGATTACATATCTTGGAAAAGAGTATACCGTCCCTGTGCAGCCGGCCAAGCTGGTCATTACGGGCTCGGTGGAATCGCTGGAAGACGCGCTCGTGCTGGACGTTCACCCGGCAGGGGCGATGACGACCGGCGGCGAGTTCGCGCCGATGTTCGCCAAGATTACGGATCAAGCGGAAGGGATCGGCGAGAAATCCCAGCCGAATCTGGAAGCGATCTTGAAGCTGAAGCCGGACGTGATCCTGGCAAGCACCAAGTTCCCGGCGGAGGCCATTGAGAAGCTCAGCAAGATTGCCGTCACCATTCCTGTCTCCCATATCGCGACCGACTGGCAGGACAATCTGAATCTGCTGGCCGAGCTGTCCGGCAAGCAGGAGCAGGCGAAGCAAGCGCTGCAGAACTACAATGACGAGGTCCAAGCCTTGAAAGGTCAAATCGGACCCGTTCTCCAGGACAAAAATGTGCTGATTCTCCGGCTGCGCGCAGGCAATTTGTTCATTTATCCGGAAGATGTGTTCTTCAATCCTTCCGTCTATGCCGATCTGGGAGCTTCCGTTCCGGAGGAAGTGAAGAAGGCGGAGGCGCAGCAGATGGTTACGATCGAGCAGTTGTCTCAGATGAACCCGGATTATCTGTTCGTCCAGTTCGCGGAAGCGGAGAACAAAGATAATCCGAAGGCGTTGGAGGATCTGCAGAAAAATCCGATCTGGGGCAGCATCAATGCCGTGAAAAACGACAATTTGTTCGTCAATCTGGTCGACCCGACCGCTCAGGGAGGCACGGCTTACAGCAAAATCTCCTTCCTGGAAGCACTAAAAAACAGCAAGCTCGTTCAAGCCAAGTGA
- a CDS encoding AraC family transcriptional regulator, whose amino-acid sequence MMDSEHICRCLEQFWFKLRGVDIARFGRMEPQLLNTHVLVLSKHGEGRVAIDYAEYRLGEGAVHVAAPGQTIGMTAEEGQEAEAYVIRFDTQSDGEPEAEFPLRGEVPVHREAPTVVLCEMLYDKSRSELRTERLLAQAAFQELLCAVVANIRRLPDDPRAALERTKAYIDNHFNENLTIGKLARMADISPKYYVDLFKKTYGQSTIDYITEVRIRHAKRMMLQADARLRDIAQQVGYSDEFYFSRKFKQQIGVAPTVYMKKRRRKIVAYTPGIAGHMLALGQIPYAAPLHPKWSAHYYEKYRFDIPHHLSAYRYNKDWKTNIEALRAAKPELVICDSQYLQPEEKTCLESVAEVKYISGRDHNWREQFRLTARYIGAEPEAESWLSAYGQKAAAARERLQKLLSGEAFFIMCIHKDCCYPCTCRGMSEVLYDELQLNRAPYPAGDSGRQAMSLEELAHLNPDRILLNVCQEPESLQAWQAVQASRLWSDMKAVRRNHVYPISSDPWREYSAYACERMIDNLIKQLAHELGMEE is encoded by the coding sequence ATGATGGACTCCGAACATATTTGCCGCTGCTTGGAGCAATTTTGGTTCAAGCTGCGCGGCGTTGATATTGCGCGCTTCGGGCGTATGGAGCCGCAGCTGCTGAACACGCATGTCCTCGTCCTGTCCAAGCACGGCGAAGGGCGCGTGGCCATTGATTACGCCGAATACCGGCTGGGAGAGGGAGCCGTTCATGTGGCCGCGCCCGGACAAACGATCGGGATGACGGCGGAAGAAGGGCAGGAGGCAGAAGCGTATGTGATTCGCTTCGATACCCAATCCGATGGGGAGCCGGAGGCGGAGTTTCCCCTGCGCGGGGAGGTGCCTGTGCACCGGGAAGCGCCGACCGTCGTGCTCTGTGAAATGTTGTATGACAAGAGCCGCTCTGAGCTGAGGACGGAACGGCTGCTCGCTCAAGCGGCCTTCCAGGAGCTGCTGTGCGCGGTAGTAGCCAATATTCGCCGGCTGCCGGACGATCCGCGGGCGGCATTGGAGCGCACGAAGGCGTACATTGATAATCATTTCAACGAGAATCTGACGATTGGGAAGCTGGCGCGGATGGCCGATATCAGTCCGAAATACTATGTCGATCTGTTCAAAAAAACATACGGCCAAAGCACGATCGACTATATTACGGAAGTAAGAATCCGCCATGCGAAGCGCATGATGCTGCAGGCGGATGCCCGGCTGCGGGATATTGCCCAGCAGGTCGGCTACAGCGATGAATTTTATTTCAGCCGCAAGTTCAAGCAGCAAATTGGCGTCGCCCCGACCGTCTATATGAAAAAGCGGCGGCGCAAAATCGTCGCTTATACGCCGGGGATTGCCGGCCATATGCTTGCCCTCGGGCAAATCCCGTATGCCGCGCCGCTTCATCCGAAATGGTCCGCTCACTATTATGAGAAATACCGCTTTGATATCCCGCATCATCTGAGCGCCTATCGCTACAATAAGGATTGGAAAACCAATATCGAAGCGTTACGCGCAGCCAAACCGGAGCTCGTCATTTGCGACTCGCAATATTTGCAGCCAGAGGAGAAGACTTGTCTGGAAAGCGTGGCCGAGGTGAAGTATATATCCGGCCGGGATCACAACTGGCGGGAGCAATTCAGATTGACAGCCCGTTACATCGGCGCTGAGCCGGAGGCGGAAAGCTGGTTGTCCGCTTACGGACAGAAAGCGGCTGCCGCAAGGGAGCGTCTGCAGAAGCTGCTGTCCGGCGAGGCGTTTTTCATTATGTGCATCCACAAAGATTGCTGTTATCCTTGCACCTGCCGCGGAATGAGTGAAGTGCTGTACGATGAGCTGCAGTTGAACAGAGCGCCGTATCCGGCCGGAGATTCCGGCAGACAGGCTATGAGCTTGGAAGAACTGGCGCATCTGAACCCCGATCGGATCTTGCTGAATGTATGCCAGGAGCCGGAATCGCTGCAAGCGTGGCAAGCTGTCCAGGCTTCCCGCTTATGGTCCGATATGAAGGCCGTGCGCCGCAATCATGTCTATCCCATTTCTTCCGATCCGTGGCGTGAATACTCGGCCTATGCTTGCGAGCGGATGATCGACAATCTGATAAAGCAGCTTGCGCACGAGCTTGGCATGGAAGAATAG
- a CDS encoding PepSY domain-containing protein — MVLGVLALVNAGMAALTLFPAASEAHAAYEANQPAQRVISEQEAKSIALQQVKGRVLHVDLDTDDGKIKYEVIIMTDQNKVFEVEVDAQTGKVLKVEQED, encoded by the coding sequence GTGGTGCTTGGCGTTCTCGCTCTGGTCAATGCAGGCATGGCGGCCCTTACCCTATTTCCTGCTGCATCTGAAGCGCATGCCGCCTATGAGGCTAACCAGCCGGCCCAGCGAGTGATTAGCGAACAAGAGGCGAAGTCGATTGCTCTTCAGCAAGTGAAGGGAAGAGTTCTTCATGTTGATCTGGACACGGATGACGGGAAGATCAAATATGAAGTGATCATTATGACGGATCAGAACAAGGTGTTTGAAGTAGAAGTAGATGCTCAGACCGGCAAGGTGCTGAAAGTCGAGCAGGAAGATTGA
- a CDS encoding response regulator transcription factor: MIRIVIAEDQRMLLGALASLLDLEEDMSVVGRACNGEEAVQLVHQHKPDICIMDIEMPGMSGLDAAEEIKGCGCKVIILTTFARAGYFERAVKAGAHGYLLKDSPSEELADSIRIIMAGRRIYASELVDEAYSEENPLTEREKEVLVLIADGKNTKQIAEQLFITTGTVRNYISVILDKLNVSNRIEAITRFKEKGWFK, translated from the coding sequence ATGATTCGAATCGTAATTGCAGAGGACCAGCGGATGCTGCTGGGCGCACTGGCATCCCTGCTTGATCTGGAAGAGGATATGAGTGTCGTCGGCCGAGCCTGCAATGGGGAAGAAGCCGTACAACTGGTTCATCAGCATAAGCCGGATATCTGCATCATGGACATTGAAATGCCGGGGATGAGCGGCTTGGATGCGGCCGAAGAGATTAAGGGCTGCGGATGCAAGGTCATCATTTTGACCACATTCGCCAGAGCCGGATATTTCGAACGAGCGGTGAAGGCGGGGGCGCACGGCTACTTGTTGAAGGATAGTCCCAGCGAAGAGCTGGCAGACTCGATTCGCATCATTATGGCCGGGCGGCGCATCTATGCTTCGGAGCTGGTGGACGAGGCGTATAGCGAAGAGAATCCATTGACCGAGCGGGAAAAGGAAGTGCTGGTGCTTATCGCCGACGGTAAAAATACGAAGCAAATCGCCGAACAGCTATTTATTACGACGGGGACCGTCCGCAATTACATCTCCGTTATTCTGGATAAACTCAATGTAAGCAACCGGATTGAAGCGATTACGCGCTTCAAGGAGAAGGGCTGGTTCAAATAA
- a CDS encoding sensor histidine kinase codes for MQKWYQIFYKSTGLSPYIWVVFYILPFYFIFRSSSTYQVVIGIVMILMFFVCYVLSFVARGWQVYFWTSLQILISITMTVLFGYVYFALFLAFFIGNIQHRIGFITLYSIHLVSTIATLNFGFVTKNPVLISQLPFVLISLIGVILLPVTTYNRNKREKLEGQLEDANKRISELVKLEERQRIARDLHDTLGQKLSLIGLKSDLANKLISKNPAQAQIELKDVRQTARTALKEVREMVTQMRGTRLEDELFRIKQILKAAEIEFTLEGEQKLSNTSLLNENVISMCLKEAVTNIVKHSNASACSIIMEPLDTELCVKVKDNGIGIAADSAGSRGNGLRGMKERLEFVNGSMDIVPDNGTTVIITVPNAFKQSQ; via the coding sequence ATGCAGAAGTGGTATCAGATTTTTTACAAAAGCACGGGTCTTAGTCCCTATATATGGGTCGTCTTTTACATCCTCCCGTTCTATTTCATATTTCGTTCCTCTTCGACGTACCAAGTCGTCATCGGGATCGTCATGATTTTAATGTTTTTCGTGTGCTACGTGCTTTCTTTTGTTGCGAGAGGTTGGCAAGTATACTTCTGGACCTCCTTGCAAATATTGATTTCCATTACGATGACTGTGCTGTTCGGCTATGTCTATTTCGCCCTGTTTTTAGCGTTTTTTATCGGAAATATTCAGCACCGGATCGGATTTATTACGCTGTACTCGATTCATCTCGTCAGTACGATCGCAACGCTCAACTTCGGTTTTGTCACGAAAAATCCGGTATTGATCTCCCAACTTCCGTTCGTGCTTATCAGTCTCATCGGTGTGATTCTCCTTCCCGTCACCACGTATAACCGCAATAAACGGGAGAAGCTCGAGGGGCAGCTGGAGGATGCGAATAAACGGATCTCCGAGCTGGTCAAGCTGGAAGAACGCCAACGAATTGCGCGCGACCTTCACGACACGCTTGGCCAGAAGCTCTCGCTGATCGGGTTGAAGAGCGATCTCGCCAATAAATTAATAAGCAAAAACCCCGCTCAAGCCCAGATCGAACTCAAGGATGTCCGGCAAACGGCCAGAACTGCCTTGAAGGAAGTGCGGGAAATGGTTACTCAAATGCGGGGGACGAGGTTAGAGGATGAGCTGTTTCGCATCAAGCAGATTTTGAAGGCGGCTGAGATCGAGTTCACCTTGGAAGGCGAGCAGAAGCTCAGCAACACCTCGCTGCTGAACGAAAATGTGATCAGCATGTGCCTGAAGGAAGCGGTGACCAACATCGTAAAGCACAGCAATGCTTCCGCTTGCTCGATCATCATGGAGCCCTTGGATACCGAGCTGTGCGTGAAGGTGAAGGATAATGGAATCGGCATCGCGGCGGATTCAGCGGGTTCGCGGGGCAACGGGCTGCGGGGCATGAAGGAGCGGCTTGAGTTCGTGAATGGAAGTATGGACATCGTACCTGATAATGGAACAACGGTCATCATTACAGTGCCGAACGCATTCAAGCAGTCACAATAG
- a CDS encoding fatty acid desaturase has protein sequence MNTIHSKLAHLKKSVAPYEKNDTKSSIRQMINTLGPLLLLWYAAYASLSVSYWLTLPLAIITSGFVIRTFIIFHDCCHQSFFKSRRANDILGTITGILTLVPYQQWKHSHSIHHATSSNLDKRGTGDMWVLTVDEYAAAPLSKRIAYRIYRNPFVMLGLGPIFIFLIAYRFNRRGARRKERINTYVINVSIAALYSLLCWAIGWQAFVLIQGPVFYVSGMLGIWLFYVQHQFEDSYFENEDEWSYVKAAVEGSSYYKLPKALQWITGNIGFHHVHHLSPKVPNYYLEKAHEATPPLQMATTITLITSLKSLRFRLWDEQNKTFVGFKDVKHVLRKPNRAADRIPRSTQSIQGK, from the coding sequence ATGAATACGATTCATTCCAAGCTGGCCCATCTAAAGAAAAGCGTCGCTCCGTATGAAAAAAACGATACGAAGTCCAGCATTCGGCAAATGATTAACACTTTGGGGCCATTACTGCTGCTCTGGTATGCGGCGTACGCAAGCCTTTCCGTCTCGTACTGGCTTACGCTTCCCCTTGCGATAATTACTTCTGGATTCGTTATTCGTACGTTTATTATTTTCCATGACTGCTGTCATCAATCGTTCTTCAAGAGCCGCAGGGCCAATGATATCCTCGGCACCATCACGGGGATCCTGACACTTGTGCCATACCAGCAGTGGAAGCACAGTCATTCGATCCATCATGCGACGAGCAGCAATCTCGATAAGCGGGGAACCGGGGACATGTGGGTACTCACTGTAGATGAATATGCCGCGGCTCCCCTGTCGAAGCGAATCGCCTACCGCATATACCGCAATCCATTCGTTATGCTGGGACTGGGGCCAATTTTTATTTTCCTGATTGCATACCGCTTTAACCGCAGAGGCGCGAGACGGAAGGAGCGAATCAACACTTACGTAATCAATGTGTCCATCGCCGCTCTGTATTCGCTTCTGTGCTGGGCCATTGGCTGGCAGGCGTTTGTGCTTATTCAGGGGCCGGTTTTCTACGTATCTGGCATGCTCGGCATCTGGCTGTTCTATGTTCAGCATCAATTCGAGGATTCTTACTTCGAGAACGAGGACGAGTGGAGCTATGTGAAGGCTGCCGTGGAGGGAAGCTCTTATTATAAATTGCCCAAGGCGTTGCAGTGGATAACCGGAAATATCGGGTTCCATCATGTCCATCATTTGAGTCCCAAGGTGCCTAACTATTATCTGGAGAAGGCGCATGAGGCAACCCCTCCGCTCCAAATGGCGACCACGATTACGCTCATAACCAGCCTGAAGTCGCTGCGGTTCCGGCTGTGGGATGAACAGAACAAAACATTCGTCGGGTTCAAGGATGTGAAGCATGTGTTACGCAAGCCCAACCGCGCGGCCGATCGCATTCCAAGGAGCACCCAGAGCATCCAGGGAAAATGA
- a CDS encoding MATE family efflux transporter — protein MSLANNRRTGILTLTWPIFMESLFGMLLGMADTMMLSSYSDGAVAAVGVANQILTVAGLMFGFVTVGTSVILNQWLGAGKLGEAGDLGRTALTLNLMIGILFSAILCTCADAFLLLFKLPPGLLAEGGAYLSITGSSVFLIALSMTLGTMLRCRGLVKEMMVISFGVNVLHIVGNYIVLMEPFGLPSFGVEGVAVSTWISRAAAMIAYWIVCSRRLDQPVRLMHPLRMRRADLRLIFKLGIPSAGEHVSYNLSQVVITYLVAILGAAALTTKIYTQNITSFVFVFSMAIGQGTQIIVGHFIGAARKEEAYHSGIRHLKLGAGVTLAVSLLLFALSGPLIGLFTSDPQIIQLGRQLMLLSVLLEPARACNMVLISSLNAAGDVKFPVLIGLVSMWGISVPLAYLFGIVFGLGLAGIWLAFAVDEWVRALVMLRRWSKRGWERVSIIPE, from the coding sequence ATGAGCCTTGCGAATAATCGCCGCACCGGCATTCTGACGTTGACTTGGCCCATCTTCATGGAGTCCTTGTTCGGGATGCTGCTCGGCATGGCCGATACGATGATGCTGAGCAGCTATTCCGACGGCGCCGTGGCGGCTGTGGGCGTGGCCAATCAAATTTTGACGGTGGCCGGTCTCATGTTCGGCTTCGTCACGGTCGGGACAAGCGTCATCCTGAATCAATGGCTTGGCGCGGGCAAGCTGGGGGAGGCGGGTGACCTCGGGAGAACGGCGCTCACGTTGAATCTGATGATCGGCATCCTGTTCAGCGCCATATTATGCACCTGCGCCGACGCCTTCCTGCTTCTGTTCAAGCTGCCTCCCGGGCTGCTGGCGGAAGGCGGGGCTTATTTGTCCATCACCGGCAGCTCGGTCTTCCTAATCGCCCTCAGCATGACGCTCGGAACGATGCTGCGGTGCCGGGGCCTGGTGAAGGAGATGATGGTCATCTCGTTCGGCGTGAACGTGCTGCATATCGTCGGCAACTATATCGTGCTGATGGAGCCGTTCGGCCTGCCTTCGTTCGGAGTGGAAGGGGTGGCCGTATCGACCTGGATCAGCCGGGCCGCCGCGATGATCGCGTACTGGATTGTATGCAGCCGGCGGCTGGATCAGCCCGTCCGCCTGATGCATCCGCTGCGCATGCGACGAGCTGATCTTCGCCTTATTTTCAAGCTCGGCATCCCGTCCGCCGGGGAGCATGTTTCCTATAATTTGTCCCAGGTCGTCATTACGTATTTGGTAGCCATCCTCGGGGCGGCGGCATTGACGACCAAAATATATACGCAGAACATCACGTCCTTCGTCTTCGTCTTCTCGATGGCGATCGGCCAAGGCACGCAAATCATCGTGGGCCATTTCATCGGGGCGGCGCGCAAGGAGGAAGCCTATCATTCCGGCATCCGCCATCTGAAGCTTGGGGCCGGCGTGACGCTGGCCGTCTCCCTGCTCTTGTTCGCCTTGTCCGGGCCGCTGATCGGACTCTTCACCTCCGACCCGCAGATTATCCAGCTTGGACGGCAACTGATGCTCTTGTCCGTGCTGCTAGAGCCGGCCCGGGCCTGCAACATGGTGCTTATCAGCTCCTTGAACGCGGCGGGAGACGTCAAATTCCCGGTGCTGATCGGTCTCGTCTCGATGTGGGGAATCAGCGTACCCTTGGCTTATCTGTTCGGAATCGTATTCGGCTTGGGGCTGGCGGGCATCTGGCTCGCCTTCGCCGTTGATGAATGGGTGAGGGCGCTCGTCATGCTGCGCAGATGGAGCAAGCGCGGCTGGGAGCGGGTAAGCATTATTCCTGAATAA
- a CDS encoding metallophosphoesterase family protein — translation MSIPLQFRPDGTFTIVQFTDLHVRGGKSELDARTLALTERIIETERPDLVIYSGDMLYGKETVEPVAALRRIVEVAERREVPFAVIFGNHDAEGGASREELLEGIASCRMSLAEAGPADIHGVGNYVIAVKASAQAGPAALLYLFDSGDVAPPSVGGYAWIRPDQVDWYRREALRQRQRHGALPSLAFFHIPVPEFREAWESGQAAGIRQEAVCCPRLNSGLFAAMVESGDMIGAFAGHDHDNDYVGSVHGIRLGYGRVTGYGGYGGLQRGARVIRLLEGQRRFRTWIRLDDGSKVSHEPCE, via the coding sequence ATGAGCATACCGCTGCAGTTCCGTCCGGACGGAACGTTTACGATCGTTCAATTCACCGATCTGCATGTTAGAGGAGGGAAGTCGGAGCTGGATGCCCGCACCTTGGCCCTGACTGAGCGCATCATCGAGACGGAGCGGCCCGATCTGGTCATCTACTCCGGGGATATGCTGTACGGGAAGGAAACGGTTGAGCCCGTCGCCGCGCTTCGCCGCATTGTCGAGGTTGCGGAGCGAAGGGAGGTGCCGTTCGCCGTTATTTTCGGCAATCATGATGCGGAGGGCGGAGCCTCCCGCGAGGAGCTGCTGGAGGGGATTGCGTCCTGCAGGATGTCGCTGGCGGAAGCCGGCCCTGCTGATATACACGGGGTCGGCAATTATGTCATCGCGGTGAAGGCGTCTGCCCAGGCGGGGCCGGCCGCTCTTCTCTACCTGTTCGACTCCGGCGATGTGGCTCCGCCATCCGTTGGCGGATATGCCTGGATCCGCCCGGATCAAGTGGACTGGTATCGCCGGGAAGCGCTCCGCCAACGACAGCGACATGGCGCTCTGCCGAGCCTGGCCTTCTTCCATATTCCGGTGCCGGAGTTCCGGGAGGCCTGGGAATCCGGCCAGGCCGCGGGCATTCGGCAGGAAGCCGTATGCTGCCCCCGCCTGAACAGCGGGCTCTTCGCCGCGATGGTGGAGAGCGGCGATATGATCGGCGCCTTCGCCGGCCATGATCATGATAATGATTATGTGGGCAGTGTGCACGGCATCCGGCTCGGGTACGGGCGAGTGACCGGATACGGCGGTTACGGCGGTCTGCAGCGGGGAGCGCGGGTTATCCGTCTGCTGGAAGGGCAGCGCCGCTTCCGGACATGGATCCGGCTGGATGACGGGAGCAAGGTAAGCCATGAGCCTTGCGAATAA
- a CDS encoding carbohydrate ABC transporter permease: MRKTAAFGRLLTGLNYALLGLLCLSIILPTLNVLALALNVGTDAAKGGIYFWPRQFTLDNFKEVFSQSNMVNGFLISVFRTIVGTFLSVLLTAMAAYALKSKTLPGQKQITFFVFFTMLFSGGLIPYYIVLKELHLTNSIWVYIVPALYSVWNMMIMRSFFQQVPEGLEEAARIDGCSDLGIFFRIILPTSKPVIAAISLFNAVGHWNDWFTGTFYVRDPNLKPLSTVLQEMLTKQQALTETLMNTAGSLQMDMLDKMQVTGTSLKMATIIIVITPIVLVYPFLQKYFAKGVMIGSMKE; the protein is encoded by the coding sequence ATGAGAAAGACGGCTGCGTTCGGACGGCTTCTGACGGGCCTGAATTACGCCCTGCTCGGATTGCTGTGCCTGTCCATAATATTGCCGACGTTGAACGTGCTGGCGCTGGCATTGAACGTGGGGACGGATGCGGCGAAGGGCGGTATCTATTTTTGGCCGCGCCAATTCACGCTCGATAATTTCAAGGAAGTGTTCAGCCAATCCAACATGGTGAACGGCTTCTTGATCTCGGTATTCCGCACGATCGTCGGCACCTTCCTCAGCGTGCTGCTGACGGCGATGGCCGCCTACGCGCTCAAGAGCAAGACGCTGCCCGGGCAGAAGCAGATCACCTTCTTCGTGTTCTTCACGATGCTGTTCAGCGGCGGACTTATTCCTTACTATATCGTGCTGAAGGAGCTTCACCTGACGAACAGCATCTGGGTGTATATTGTGCCTGCGCTGTACAGCGTCTGGAACATGATGATTATGCGCTCCTTCTTCCAGCAGGTTCCGGAAGGGCTCGAGGAGGCGGCGCGGATTGACGGCTGCAGTGATCTCGGGATTTTCTTCCGCATCATTCTGCCGACGAGCAAGCCTGTCATCGCGGCCATCTCGCTGTTCAATGCGGTCGGGCACTGGAATGACTGGTTCACGGGCACCTTCTATGTGCGCGATCCGAACTTGAAGCCATTGTCGACGGTGCTGCAGGAGATGCTGACGAAGCAGCAGGCGTTGACAGAGACGCTAATGAACACGGCAGGCTCGCTGCAGATGGATATGCTGGACAAGATGCAGGTGACCGGCACGTCTCTGAAGATGGCCACGATTATTATCGTTATCACGCCGATAGTGCTTGTCTATCCGTTTCTGCAAAAATATTTCGCCAAGGGCGTCATGATTGGCTCCATGAAGGAGTAG